In a genomic window of Echeneis naucrates chromosome 4, fEcheNa1.1, whole genome shotgun sequence:
- the cldn34a gene encoding claudin-34, which produces MYLVHTAHTQFMGLLAGFLAWIFTMITLGLNEWRLWHVADESIITSGMAWVGIWRTCFYSHVLPELENCRSIGISETFLPVEIPVAQVMMLLAVICGLAANISAALAVRMAYFSVEDRSNIRLVFVLAGSLYLLTGLLSMVPLVWNMKSVLNNSTIDFPPEFHLPVAPARQQVGSAIGVGILASILMFISGLVFLSYQYSCRTLKSVSREHTRNSLQRSWTARTLPHKFDFPDGVNQGRNNSAFQTE; this is translated from the coding sequence ATGTATCTGGTTcacacagctcacacacagTTCATGGGCCTGCTAGCAGGCTTTCTGGCGTGGATTTTCACCATGATCACCCTCGGCCTCAACGAGTGGCGGCTGTGGCACGTGGCCGATGAATCCATCATCACCTCAGGTATGGCCTGGGTGGGAATCTGGAGGACATGTTTCTACAGCCATGTCCTTCCCGAGCTGGAGAACTGCCGGAGCATTGGCATCTCAGAAACCTTTCTTCCAGTGGAGATCCCTGTGGCTCAGGTGATGATGTTGCTGGCTGTGATCTGTGGACTGGCGGCGAACATCAGCGCCGCGTTGGCTGTGAGGATGGCCTACTTCTCTGTGGAGGATCGCAGCAACATCAGGCTGGTGTTTGTGCTGGCAGGGAGCCTTTATCTGCTCACCGGGTTGTTGTCTATGGTGCCACTGGTGTGGAACATGAAGTCTGTGCTCAACAACAGCACCATAGACTTCCCTCCGGAGTTTCACCTCCCTGTGGCGCCTGCCAGGCAGCAGGTTGGTTCAGCCATCGGTGTGGGCATCCTCGCCTCCATTCTGATGTTCATAAGCGGTCTGGTGTTTCTTTCTTACCAGTATAGCTGCCGCACTCTAAAGTCAGTGTCCCGTGAACACACAAGGAACTCGCTCCAAAGGTCCTGGACAGCAAGGACCTTACCACACAAGTTTGACTTCCCGGACGGAGTCAACCAGGGGAGGAACAATTCTGCATTTCAGACTGAATAG
- the LOC115042491 gene encoding putative claudin-24 translates to METCACALELLGMLIYVGAWLCALTTTILPQWLTMSTALLPVESYELGLWETCVVQDLGGMECRAYDSLLGLSSDLKLSRILMCASLAVGMLGILIAIPGLYLVDSCKDHGGYRTKRIFTIIGGLLGMVSGVLCLIPVSYMAHLAVIRFFDDKVPDVVPRWEFGDALFCGWAGGFLLIMAGLLLVSSGLCSQVAPQPALQRRYQVMSTDVNLRKRSEYV, encoded by the coding sequence atggaaacATGCGCCTGCGCTCTGGAGCTGCTGGGGATGCTGATCTATGTCGGGGCATGGCTGTGTGCTTTAACAACTACTATCTTACCACAGTGGCTGACCATGTCCACAGCACTGCTGCCTGTAGAGAGCTACGAACTTGGCTTGTGGGAGACCTGCGTGGTCCAGGATCTCGGGGGTATGGAGTGTAGAGCTTATGACAGCCTGCTGGGCCTCTCCAGTGACCTCAAGCTGTCCCGCATCCTCATGTGCGCGTCCCTTGCTGTGGGCATGCTGGGAATCCTGATAGCTATACCTGGACTTTACCTGGTCGACAGCTGTAAAGACCACGGAGGGTATCGAACCAAGAGGATTTTTACCATCATAGGAGGGCTGCTGGGGATGGTATCTGGAGTGCTATGTCTGATCCCTGTGTCCTACATGGCCCATTTAGCCGTGATACGTTTCTTTGACGATAAAGTACCTGACGTGGTGCCAAGATGGGAGTTTGGAGATGCCTTGTTCTGCGGCTGGGCAGGAGGATTTCTTCTCATAATGGCTGGGCTGCTTCTGGTCTCCTCAGGCTTGTGCTCCCAGGTGGCGCCTCAGCCTGCGCTGCAGCGGAGGTACCAGGTGATGAGTACAGACGTTAACCTCAGGAAGCGCTCAGAGTACGTTTAA